Proteins from a single region of Gambusia affinis linkage group LG12, SWU_Gaff_1.0, whole genome shotgun sequence:
- the aqp4 gene encoding aquaporin-4 isoform X1, producing MNEIASQTTGTERDRTRHCIWRFLSCSNRQSIMVAFKGIWTKSFWRAVSGEYLASVVFVLLSLGSTINWHAGEENPPPNDLVLISLCFGLSIATMVQCFGHISGGHINPAVSAAMVVSRKLSLAKGVFYVVAQCLGAVTGAGILYAVTPADVRGYLGVTMVSSKISLGHALLVELLITFELVFTIFATCDPKRTDLSGSASLAIGFAVAIGHLFAIPYTGASMNPARSFGPAMVTLNFENHWVYWLGPILGGILAAALYEYLYCPDPEVKKRLKQVFKKDSTGKYKVVEKPGSVHNIDLTEKVEKNDSFQESSGEVLSSV from the exons ATGAATGAAATCGCATCACAGACAACAGggacagaaagagacagaacaCGTCATTGCATCTG GAGGTTTCTGTCCTGCTCTAACCGTCAGAGTATAATGGTGGCTTTTAAAGGGATCTGGACCAAAAGCTTCTGGAGGGCTGTGTCGGGAGAATACCTGGCAAGCGTTGTCTTTGTGCTCCTTAGCCTGGGTTCCACTATCAACTGGCATGCAGGGGAGGAGAATCCTCCCCCGAATGACTTGGTGCTAATCTCCCTTTGCTTTGGCCTCAGCATTGCCACCATGGTTCAATGTTTTGGCCACATCAGTGGTGGCCACATAAACCCAGCTGTCTCTGCAGCAATGGTTGTATCTAGAAAACTGAGTCTGGCTAAAGGTGTGTTCTATGTGGTGGCTCAGTGCCTGGGAGCCGTCACCGGAGCTGGGATTCTCTATGCAGTCACACCTGCAGATGTTCGAGGATATCTCGGTGTGACAATG GTGAGCTCCAAGATCTCATTAGGACACGCGCTTCTGGTGGAGCTTCTCATCACGTTTGAGCTGGTCTTCACTATATTTGCCACTTGTGATCCCAAACGCACAGACTTAAGTGGTTCAGCAAGCCTAGCTATTGGATTTGCAGTAGCTATAGGACACTTATTTGCA ATTCCTTACACAGGGGCCAGCATGAACCCAGCTCGTTCCTTCGGGCCGGCAATGGTCACACTTAACTTTGAGAACCACTGG GTGTACTGGCTGGGCCCCATTCTAGGTGGAATCTTGGCTGCAGCTTTGTATGAATACCTTTACTGCCCTGACCCTGAGGTGAAGAAGAGGCTGAAGCAAGTCTTTAAAAAAGATTCAACAGGGAAGTACAAAGTGGTGGAAAAACCAGGCTCCGTCCATAACATCGATCTGACAGAGAAAGTGGAAAAGAACGATTCTTTCCAGGAGTCGTCCGGAGAAGTACTGTCTTCTGTATGA
- the aqp4 gene encoding aquaporin-4 isoform X2, with translation MNEIASQTTGTERDRTRHCIWRFLSCSNRQSIMVAFKGIWTKSFWRAVSGEYLASVVFVLLSLGSTINWHAGEENPPPNDLVLISLCFGLSIATMVQCFGHISGGHINPAVSAAMVVSRKLSLAKGVFYVVAQCLGAVTGAGILYAVTPADVRGYLGVTMVSSKISLGHALLVELLITFELVFTIFATCDPKRTDLSGSASLAIGFAVAIGHLFAIFTGGCHCMATNLQGLPEPSRANECTVKKMLLVTHLCLFRKC, from the exons ATGAATGAAATCGCATCACAGACAACAGggacagaaagagacagaacaCGTCATTGCATCTG GAGGTTTCTGTCCTGCTCTAACCGTCAGAGTATAATGGTGGCTTTTAAAGGGATCTGGACCAAAAGCTTCTGGAGGGCTGTGTCGGGAGAATACCTGGCAAGCGTTGTCTTTGTGCTCCTTAGCCTGGGTTCCACTATCAACTGGCATGCAGGGGAGGAGAATCCTCCCCCGAATGACTTGGTGCTAATCTCCCTTTGCTTTGGCCTCAGCATTGCCACCATGGTTCAATGTTTTGGCCACATCAGTGGTGGCCACATAAACCCAGCTGTCTCTGCAGCAATGGTTGTATCTAGAAAACTGAGTCTGGCTAAAGGTGTGTTCTATGTGGTGGCTCAGTGCCTGGGAGCCGTCACCGGAGCTGGGATTCTCTATGCAGTCACACCTGCAGATGTTCGAGGATATCTCGGTGTGACAATG GTGAGCTCCAAGATCTCATTAGGACACGCGCTTCTGGTGGAGCTTCTCATCACGTTTGAGCTGGTCTTCACTATATTTGCCACTTGTGATCCCAAACGCACAGACTTAAGTGGTTCAGCAAGCCTAGCTATTGGATTTGCAGTAGCTATAGGACACTTATTTGCA ATCTTTACTGGAGGCTGCCATTGCATGGCAACCAATCTCCAGGGGCTTCCTGAACCCAGCAGAGCAAATGAATGTACAGTGAAAAAGATGCTACTCGTAACACACCTTTGCTTGTTTAGGAAATGTTGA